One segment of Clavelina lepadiformis chromosome 2, kaClaLepa1.1, whole genome shotgun sequence DNA contains the following:
- the LOC143447022 gene encoding thioredoxin domain-containing protein 16-like — MKINYALLLLALSVVTELSGSVSTLPFISDVELTERKLQGYAFGVLPMHQSSIIKDTLVELSPKLNDLGINIFILDCREFNSGLCSEQNRYEQLFLFKNGSQTSISAVHLLTKVHAEGHILSWLQADVFVRISSEQEWNDLKETSLETANIVMAYTRGPGNKLHDFLTKASIKSQSLVKFAYTTDIELTKTLFPGDETDERGTIWLSFCLYDISGSACNTVKYQFTPLRAAVLSAMLKQLPHPNTLVIEGPNASGLLVKSLSNVTRDNLDAIVLVSSPEKLHKTVQIAKAACTNNVGKAHCFVVNGNVDVVGISEYVEENRIRLLLLAAEGRKHDIDVGYLFAETSDEIIYHWYRIELARNFYQMRVGDTSADFLANIADRDDHLRLAYDQQDDPIAYAVHTNKALKDLYLFDFKTIPRLSYVKYNEVIASNNYAVILFTLEFNAKSSAVLSTFSRIHNNYVSKGQKSPLYRVECFDWPDICARAGFETYPAMVLYRSNEQHNPYIYNDVWSEKTMEKVIWLYSTPWPVIAETITDVQQLLNLDYDCVYGLISTQAGEKVFKKVAALHGKRFLFVSARGAAASYIETSLTKKHILEQKDIVLARSRGRFVRNNAFSTDKELEDFFVRAFENDMMQELTASNFQQILNGATSLFVQYKNLSSAADPSIDKLSDILLQLEKEFREKATFVWLDISPGTPGEYIFRMHENGKDMKAPLGFIKQQDVVSIQSFDGVDDESLVSEWIRLCLSGKSQVSYKFQQVDWQPPLSGHNFLRYMMDDGSLPEDYRSFKGSKEDLSEATRSLFSGILFHREQTTKNDKESNNSKTKGTLFVHSEL, encoded by the coding sequence ATGAAGATCAACTACGCCTTGCTATTGCTTGCCCTGTCAGTAGTGACTGAACTGTCCGGTTCTGTTTCGACATTGCCCTTTATCAGTGACGTCGAACTTACCGAACGAAAACTACAGGGATATGCGTTTGGAGTATTACCAATGCACCAGTCTTCTATAATCAAAGACACTTTGGTGGAGTTATCACCAAAACTCAATGACTTAGGTATAAACATCTTCATTTTGGATTGCCGAGAATTTAACTCTGGGCTATGTTCAGAGCAAAATCGTTACGAACAGCTTTTCCTTTTCAAAAATGGATCTCAAACATCAATTTCTGCAGTCCATTTGCTTACAAAGGTGCATGCTGAAGGCCATATTCTCAGTTGGTTACAGGCAGATGTGTTTGTTCGAATCTCAAGTGAACAGGAATGGAACGACTTGAAAGAGACATCCCTAGAAACAGCGAATATCGTGATGGCGTACACACGTGGACCTGGAAATAAACTACACGATTTCTTAACCAAAGCTTCCATTAAATCTCAAAGTCTAGTAAAATTTGCTTACACCACTGACATTGAGCTCACAAAAACTCTCTTTCCTGGTGATGAGACAGATGAACGCGGCACAATTTGgctttctttttgtttatatgATATCTCTGGAAGTGCTTGCAACACAGTGAAATACCAATTTACGCCTTTGCGAGCGGCAGTACTTTCCGCAATGCTGAAACAACTACCTCATCCAAACACTCTTGTCATTGAGGGTCCAAATGCATCTGGCCTCCTGGTAAAGTCACTTTCGAATGTGACCAGAGACAATCTGGACGCGATTGTGCTTGTTTCGTCTCCAGAAAAGCTGCACAAAACAGTCCAGATAGCAAAAGCAGCCTGTACAAACAACGTTGGAAAAGCGCACTGCTTTGTAGTTAATGGAAATGTTGACGTTGTTGGAATATCAGAGTACGTTGAGGAAAATCGTATTCGGTTACTTTTGCTGGCCGCTGAAGGAAGGAAACACGACATAGACGTAGGATATCTTTTTGCTGAGACCTCCGATGAAATCATCTATCACTGGTATAGAATCGAATTAGCAAGAAATTTTTATCAGATGCGTGTAGGCGACACTTCTGCTGATTTCTTGGCAAATATAGCTGATAGAGACGACCACCTTCGTTTAGCTTATGACCAACAAGATGATCCCATTGCGTACGCGGTACATACGAACAAAGCCTTGAAAGATTTGTATCTATTTGACTTCAAAACCATTCCAAGACTTTCCTATGTAAAATATAACGAAGTCATAGCAAGCAACAACTACGCTGTCATTCTTTTTACACTTGAATTTAACGCCAAGTCATCAGCAGTGTTGTCTACCTTTTCTCGCATTCATAACAATTACGTTTCAAAGGGTCAAAAGTCTCCTCTTTACCGTGTGGAATGCTTTGATTGGCCCGACATTTGTGCAAGAGCCGGATTCGAAACTTACCCCGCCATGGTACTTTATCGCAGCAATGAACAACACAATCCTTATATATACAATGACGTCTGGAGCGAGAAAACGATGGAGAAGGTAATATGGCTGTATTCTACTCCATGGCCAGTCATAGCGGAAACCATTACTGACGTGCAACAGCTTTTAAATCTGGATTATGATTGCGTTTATGGATTGATTTCTACGCAAGCAGgggaaaaagttttcaaaaaagtagcgGCGTTGCACGGTAAACGCTTTTTGTTTGTGTCAGCCAGGGGTGCTGCCGCTTCATACATAGAGACCAGCCtaacaaaaaaacacattCTTGAACAAAAAGACATTGTTTTGGCAAGGTCAAGAGGACGATTTGTTAGGAATAATGCATTTTCAACAGACAAGGAGTTGGAAGATTTTTTTGTGAGAGCTTTTGAGAATGACATGATGCAAGAGCTGACTGCGTCAAACTTCCAGCAAATTTTAAATGGAGCCACGTCTTTGTTTGTGCAATACAAAAATCTTTCCTCTGCTGCGGACCCATCGATAGATAAATTGTCAGATATTTTGCTTCAACTGGAGAAAGAATTCCGGGAGAAGGCCACTTTTGTTTGGTTGGACATCTCACCGGGCACTCCCGGAGAGTATATTTTTCGCATGCATGAAAACGGTAAAGATATGAAAGCTCCGTTGGGATTTATTAAACAACAAGATGTTGTTTCAATTCAGTCTTTCGATGGCGTTGATGATGAGAGCTTGGTTTCAGAATGGATAAGGCTTTGCCTTTCGGGAAAATCTCAAGTCTCGTATAAGTTTCAGCAAGTCGACTGGCAACCTCCTCTTTCCGGACACAACTTCTTGAGGTATATGATGGACGACGGAAGCTTGCCGGAAGATTATCGTTCATTCAAAGGGTCGAAAGAGGATTTAAGCGAAGCAACAAGGAGCTTGTTCAGCGGGATATTGTTTCATAGAGAGCAAACGACTAAAAACGATAAAGAAAGCAATAATAGCAAAACAAAGGGGACTCTCTTCGTTCATTCTGaactgtaa